In Dysidea avara chromosome 3, odDysAvar1.4, whole genome shotgun sequence, a single window of DNA contains:
- the LOC136249686 gene encoding 14-3-3 protein zeta/delta-like, giving the protein MEVSDPKEYLCLAKVAEQTERYDDMAEYMEEYTKQCSDQFTAEVRNLLSVAFKNVVGARRSSWRILSSGDQKNEKSGCVNYRKKVVDELRSICHKVLDLLEKHLLKEDIEKIDKSDRSLVEAQVFYLKMMGDYYRYLAEVAGENEDVDKEKAVEKVVNSASENYKKAYDELAVKSLAPTHPIRLGLALNYSVFHYEIKNDPENACTLAKKAFDDAIAELDQLKEDSYKDSTLIMQLLRDNLTLWTADVQGDNEGDDGDN; this is encoded by the exons ATGGAAGTAAGTGATCCAAAAGAATACCTGTGCCTGGCGAAGGTTGCAGAACAGACAGAACGGTACGATGACATGGCGGAGTACATGGAAGAGTACACGAAACAATGCTCCGACCAGTTTACTGCTGAAGTCAGAAACCTTTTATCGGTAGCGTTCAAAAACGTGGTTGGCGCACGGCGATCGTCATGGAGAATACTTTCCAGTGGTGACCAGAAGAATGAAAAGTCAGGTTGTGTCAATTACCGCAAGAAGGTTGTAGACGAGTTAAGATCTATCTGCCATAAAGTTCTG GATCTGTTGGAGAAGCATCTGTTGAAGGAGGACATAGAGAAGATTGACAAAAGTGATCGTTCCTTGGTGGAAGCGCAAGTGTTCTATTTGAAGATGATGGGTGATTACTATCGATACTTGGCTGAGGTAGCCGGAGAAAACGAGGATGTGGATAAAG AAAAAGCAGTTGAAAAGGTTGTGAACAGTGCTTCAGAAAACTACAAGAAGGCATATGATGAACTTGCAGTTAAAAGTTTAGCACCAACACATCCTATCCGCCTTGGACTAGCACTCAACTACTCAGTGTTTCACTACGAGATAAAGAATGATCCTGAGAACGCCTGTACCTTAGCTAAGAAG GCATTTGATGATGCCATTGCAGAGTTAGACCAACTGAAGGAAGACTCCTACAAGGATAGCACATTAATCATGCAACTATTGAGAGATAACCTCACT CTGTGGACAGCAGATGTGCAGGGTGACAATGAGGGTGATGATGGAGATAACTAA
- the LOC136249690 gene encoding 14-3-3 protein gamma-B-like, with protein MTATSPEAMRLIELAKLADQAERYDDMSEYMKQYAEMCKVLSSENRNLLSVAFKNVVGSRRSAWRILSSDDQKTEQKKAYTEKIVTELKGICNNVLNLLDECLIPNTDPTNYEGQVFYHKMKADYYRYLAEVSTDKEKEDAVNNSCEAYENAEKVAKENMPPTQSTRLGLALNFSVFYYEIKNDPEKACQLAKKAFDDAIAELDQLKEDNYKDSTLIMQLLRDNLTLWTADVQGDNIGDDDGEN; from the exons ATGACTGCTACATCTCCAGAGGCTATGCGGCTTATAGAATTGGCCAAATTGGCTGACCAGGCGGAAAGATATGACGATATGTCGGAGTACATGAAGCAGTATGCGGAAATGTGCAAGGTCTTGTCCAGCGAGAACAGAAATCTCTTGTCTGTGGCATTCAAGAACGTGGTCGGGTCGAGAAGATCTGCGTGGAGAATTCTTTCTAGTGATGATCAGAAGACAGAACAAAAGAAAGCCTACACTGAAAAAATTGTCACCGAACTGAAAGGCATTTGCAACAATGTCTTG AACTTACTAGATGAATGTCTGATACCAAATACTGATCCTACAAATTATGAAGGTCAGGTATTTTACCACAAAATGAAAGCTGATTATTATCGCTACTTGGCTGAAGTCAGTACTGATAAGGAAAAAGAAG ATGCAGTGAATAACTCTTGTGAAGCATATGAAAACGCTGAGAAGGTTGCTAAAGAAAATATGCCCCCAACACAGTCTACTCGTTTGGGACTTGCTCTAAACTTCTCAGTGTTCTACTATGAGATAAAGAATGATCCAGAAAAGGCTTGTCAGTTGGCAAAGAAG GCATTTGACGATGCCATTGCAGAGTTAGACCAACTGAAGGAAGACAACTACAAGGATAGCACACTAATCATGCAACTGTTGAGAGATAACCTCACT